In one Dermatophilaceae bacterium Sec6.4 genomic region, the following are encoded:
- a CDS encoding heme-binding protein produces the protein MTEQQPYEVLQQSDGFELRRYPAHVVAEVVLDGSFEDAGNRAFRALFGYITGNNRSQCSVAMTAPVVQQAAQAEKVAMTAPVVQAEGADGGYVVAFVLPASMTADTAPIPTDPDVVVREVPERTAAAARYSGRWTQSSYDRHLRELLDAVLASGLAPTGVPRFARFDPPFKPWFLRRNEVVQDVEHA, from the coding sequence ATGACCGAACAGCAGCCCTATGAAGTCCTGCAACAGAGTGACGGTTTCGAATTGCGGCGCTACCCGGCCCACGTCGTTGCTGAGGTCGTGCTGGACGGGTCTTTCGAGGACGCCGGCAACCGGGCGTTCCGGGCCCTGTTCGGATACATCACGGGCAACAACCGGTCCCAATGCTCAGTGGCCATGACCGCGCCGGTGGTGCAGCAGGCCGCCCAGGCCGAGAAAGTAGCGATGACGGCCCCGGTCGTTCAGGCCGAGGGTGCGGACGGCGGATACGTCGTTGCGTTCGTGCTGCCGGCGTCGATGACCGCAGACACAGCACCGATCCCGACAGATCCAGATGTCGTAGTGCGCGAGGTGCCCGAGCGGACCGCTGCCGCCGCCCGCTATTCGGGTCGCTGGACGCAGTCGTCCTACGACCGTCACCTGCGCGAACTGTTGGATGCCGTGCTCGCATCCGGACTCGCGCCGACAGGTGTGCCACGTTTCGCCCGTTTCGACCCGCCGTTCAAGCCGTGGTTCCTGCGCCGCAACGAGGTCGTCCAGGACGTCGAGCACGCCTAG